Sequence from the Equus przewalskii isolate Varuska chromosome 11, EquPr2, whole genome shotgun sequence genome:
CACTCGTGCAGCACCGAGAACAGAACCAGCCTCCGGGTGGGGCACTGAGGCCCCACGTCCCAACCAGCTCTGGAGCCCGCCAGCCCAGCAGAGGGCAGCCACAGGACAAGGCCTGTGCTCTCAACACCAGGGCGACGCCAGCGGCAGGCAGAGACCTCAGAGGAGCCTTGAGAGCTGGGAAAGCACCCCGGGAGACTCACAGGAACCGCCCCATGAGCAAGCGTGGCTGCATCCTGGAGCTGGCAGGTCCGGGGTGGAGGTCTTCCCTCTGCAGCCAACGCCCCGAGGTTCAGCCAGTCAGGGGACAGGACAGGCCTCTGGGTGGGGGGTACACAGAGCCCCCTGGTCTACTCTCTCAACCTCTCTAGGTTTGAAATTCTCCCAAAAGACAGGTAAGGAGAAAAAGCTGAGCAAACAAGCCCTTCAAGGGTCCTCCCCCCAGGAATGGCGCTGGAGCGTCACCCTCACCAGTGAGCAGGGAACTGCAAATTCAGcgtgtttttctgtgtgtgaacATTCTCGCTGTGGCTGTGGATGTGGCTGTCTCCTGCAGCCTGGTGcccaccaccacccacacccCAGCTGGAACCGGCTCCTGAGCTGGCCTGAGGGGACAAAGAGCAGAGTGGGAGGCTGGGGCACCCTCGTGCCTGCTGTGTCGTCTGCCCAGGATGAGCGTCCAGGAGGAGCAGCTCCTGCCCACCGACTCCCCACCCTCCGGACGAGGTCTCAGGTGGGCAGGGGCCCACCCGAGGTCAGGGGGCAGCAAGGAGGACGCGGAGCTGCAGACTTTCATCATCGCTTTATTTGTTCTGTCTGCTCATGGAGATGACACTCCTCTTGGGCCACAGACACCCACGACCCCTCCTCCCGACCGCAGGCACCCGGCCGTGGAGTTTCTGACACGATGcccttgaggggccagcctggtgacctcggaccccacacacacacgccctcCAGGTCAGTCACGTTAGATGAAGGCTCCGAAGACACACTCAGGGCTGCCCGCTTAGATCTGCCCCTTCTGAGCCATCTCTGGATGACCATCCTTCCCACGTGCCACCCGGGTGTCCAGCACGGACACCCCAGGGCCTCGGAGTGGCCCAGGGCCCACGGAGTGGAGAAAGGGGCCTTGATACCTCTGCCCGGGCCGGGCCATCTGGGCCCAGAGATCAGTGGGCTGACCGCACATGAAGGGGAAGGGGCTGACCACCCCTCTCTCTGCTGGGACTGGCTGGCCCAGGGCGAGCCCCATGACACCTGCCAGCCCGAGAGAAGCCTCAGCAACCAGGAGCATGGAGCACATGTGCGTGCCCCCATACACATGTGTGTTCACAGATGCCACATGCACACAGGCTGGAGAAGGGGACCCCCATCACCCCCTCCTCTCAGGGCCCCTCTGTGTGCacgagaaaaaaggaaaataaaaccgcGAGGCCAAGGCCCACCAAGAGGTTCCTGGTGGGAACCCCACGAAGGACGAAGGGGACAGCACACCTCGGTTCCGGGCGGGTCCAAGGCGCAGCGTCAGTTCAGAGCTGGCACCCCCTCCATCTCGGCCTCCCCGGGTCCCTGGGGGTTGTCTGGGCCAGGCAGGGGGTCGTCCGGCCGAGGAAGAGGGTCATCCGGCCCAAGTGGGTGTCCGTCCATGCTGCCAACGGCTCTGCCCTGGTCTCCTCTGCTCTGCTGCTTCTGCCGCCGTGTCTCCTTGTACCTCAGGGTGATGTCTCTGGGGGTGGCAGGGGCCGTGTCACCACCAGCTGGCCCACGGTGGTCCCATGAGCCACAGCTCCAGGACTGAGGTGGCTGCTCCACAAGGGGAAGCTCACACAGCCGCAGGCCAGGGACCAGAGGGCTGGCAGGGGATGACAGAAACCACGCAGAACCCAGAGGCCAGGTAAACCCAACCCAAGAGATGGCTGGCACCCGCTGGAGCCATAGGGTACCCGCTCCCCGGGGCCACAGTGCTCACCGCAGGAAGAAGCGCCAGGCAGTCCAGGTGAGCAGGAGCACAGAGCCGAGCACCCAGCACTGGGCGATGTAGAAGGGCAGCGACAGCGTGAGCGTGTGCGGGTCATACTTCACCACGATGAGCAGCTCCGTGGCCGTGATGGCCGCCACCAGCCAGGCCTGCTGGCCCAGCTTCTTGTGGAGCTTCCTGTAGAGTTAGGGCACCAGGCTGAGCGTGCGGACCATGAACAAGGGGAGGCACgggccccaccccgccccatgCGCTGCCCCGCTGCGCTCACGGGTCATCCATGAAGTCGTAGATCTCCCGCATGGCCACGCCACCCACGTTCACAAAGAAGACCAGCCGCAGGAGGACCAGGTAGTGCTCGGGGGGCAGCCACAGCACGAACTTCAGGTAGAAGGTGTTCAGTTCTGCCAACAAAAACTGCGGGACAGAGGAGGGTGGGGGCGAGTCTGGCTGCCTGGGGGCCGCGCACGCGAGGCCAGCTGGCCTTACCACCAGGATGATGCCGCACACAGCCAGCCAGCGGCGCAGGCTGGAGGCAGGCTTCCACTCGAAGCGGACCCAGCTGTAGGGCGTGAACTGGAAGACGATCCTCTTCATCTTGCCCCTGGAACCACGGAGCCCGTCAGCCTGTGGCCGTACTCCCCTCACAGGGCCTCCAGGGGCTCTGAGCACAGGGCAGCACCCACTGGCTGGGGGTCCTCGCCCACCCACCCCCAGGCACCTGCGATGCATGGGAGAGAAGACCCCACTCCCCAGCGCCCCCCATGGCTTTTCCTGgactgtttctttcctttaaattccAAAGTAAAATAGAGTGCCTGCACCTACTACATAAGAAGGGCAGGGAAGGGACAAAGAGGAGCTGGTTAGAAGGGACGGGCCAATGCCATGGCCACTGCACAGGCCTTGCGGGTTCCCACGGGCAGCCCAGGGGCGACTCCTGGGTGGAGATGACAGGAGGAAGAATCCTCGTCAGTCGCCCCGCGTGAAAAGCGCATTAGAGGGAGGCCGGCCTGGGTCTAGGGGCCGTACTTGTAGGTTGGAATGGGACGTACTTGTAGGTTGGAATGTTCCAGAGACCCTGCCACTTGTATGTCTTCAGGGACAGCCACTCAAGGGTCTTCATGCCGCAGTAGATGCCCAGCCCGTTGCAGACAAGCACGTCCATGATCCACTGCGGGGGGCCAGGCGGGAGGCAGGCTCCATGGACCCACAGCCCCAGACTGCCTTGTCTGAGGGGACCCTATGCCCCTGTCCCTCCCGCCATGGGCAGCCTGGGCCTTGGGACACAGGGCCTCAGAACAGGCAGGAcgctccagggcccagccccaggctgaAGCTTGGGAGGGGTGCCCAGCGGAGGCAGTTCCCACCCCCGGGGAGTCACCAGCATGCACGCGATCCCCACGTGATGCCATGGCACCTACGTGATCCCACCAGCACTCGCTGAAGTTGGGCAGCTGGTGCTCCAGGCTGTACTCGAGGAACTCGAACATCACGCTCACGATCATGCACATCCACCAGTCGCGGATCATGAGGGTCTGCGGGCGCAGCCAGAGTATCAGCCTCCTCGGAGCACAGCCTGGACACCCATGGGtg
This genomic interval carries:
- the PTDSS2 gene encoding phosphatidylserine synthase 2 isoform X4; amino-acid sequence: MCIQQSEFLRHDIQASPHPDCALHPHLCAWLRDSAGGDATGHGLQHQETVQDGRQFLKYVDPRLGVPLPERDYGGNCLIYDADNESDPFHNVWDKLDGFVPAHFLGWYLKTLMIRDWWMCMIVSVMFEFLEYSLEHQLPNFSECWWDHWIMDVLVCNGLGIYCGMKTLEWLSLKTYKWQGLWNIPTYKGKMKRIVFQFTPYSWVRFEWKPASSLRRWLAVCGIILVFLLAELNTFYLKFVLWLPPEHYLVLLRLVFFVNVGGVAMREIYDFMDDPKLHKKLGQQAWLVAAITATELLIVVKYDPHTLTLSLPFYIAQCWVLGSVLLLTWTAWRFFLRDITLRYKETRRQKQQSRGDQGRAVGSMDGHPLGPDDPLPRPDDPLPGPDNPQGPGEAEMEGVPALN
- the PTDSS2 gene encoding phosphatidylserine synthase 2 isoform X2; the protein is MRRGDRRGPGGLRPGSPLPAGKASLEEPPDGVPSGPAPGPGRRSTESEVYDDGTNTFFWRAHTLTVLCILTCVLGYVTLLEETPRDTAYNTKRGIVASILVFLCFGVTQAKDGPFSRPHPAYWRFWLCVSVVYELFLIFILFQTVQDGRQFLKYVDPRLGVPLPERDYGGNCLIYDADNESDPFHNVWDKLDGFVPAHFLGWYLKTLMIRDWWMCMIVSVMFEFLEYSLEHQLPNFSECWWDHWIMDVLVCNGLGIYCGMKTLEWLSLKTYKWQGLWNIPTYKGKMKRIVFQFTPYSWVRFEWKPASSLRRWLAVCGIILVFLLAELNTFYLKFVLWLPPEHYLVLLRLVFFVNVGGVAMREIYDFMDDPKLHKKLGQQAWLVAAITATELLIVVKYDPHTLTLSLPFYIAQCWVLGSVLLLTWTAWRFFLRDITLRYKETRRQKQQSRGDQGRAVGSMDGHPLGPDDPLPRPDDPLPGPDNPQGPGEAEMEGVPALN
- the PTDSS2 gene encoding phosphatidylserine synthase 2 isoform X5, with protein sequence MIRDWWMCMIVSVMFEFLEYSLEHQLPNFSECWWDHWIMDVLVCNGLGIYCGMKTLEWLSLKTYKWQGLWNIPTYKGKMKRIVFQFTPYSWVRFEWKPASSLRRWLAVCGIILVFLLAELNTFYLKFVLWLPPEHYLVLLRLVFFVNVGGVAMREIYDFMDDPKLHKKLGQQAWLVAAITATELLIVVKYDPHTLTLSLPFYIAQCWVLGSVLLLTWTAWRFFLRDITLRYKETRRQKQQSRGDQGRAVGSMDGHPLGPDDPLPRPDDPLPGPDNPQGPGEAEMEGVPALN
- the PTDSS2 gene encoding phosphatidylserine synthase 2 isoform X1 — its product is MRRGDRRGPGGLRPGSPLPAGKASLEEPPDGVPSGPAPGPGRRSTESEVYDDGTNTFFWRAHTLTVLCILTCVLGYVTLLEETPRDTAYNTKRGIVASILVFLCFGVTQAKDGPFSRPHPAYWRFWLCVSVVYELFLIFILFQTVQDGRQFLKYVDPRLGVPLPERDYGGNCLIYDADNESDPFHNVWDKLDGFVPAHFLGWYLKTLMIRDWWMCMIVSVMFEFLEYSLEHQLPNFSECWWDHWIMDVLVCNGLGIYCGMKTLEWLSLKTYKWQGLWNIPTYKGKMKRIVFQFTPYSWVRFEWKPASSLRRWLAVCGIILVVRPAGLACAAPRQPDSPPPSSVPQFLLAELNTFYLKFVLWLPPEHYLVLLRLVFFVNVGGVAMREIYDFMDDPKLHKKLGQQAWLVAAITATELLIVVKYDPHTLTLSLPFYIAQCWVLGSVLLLTWTAWRFFLRDITLRYKETRRQKQQSRGDQGRAVGSMDGHPLGPDDPLPRPDDPLPGPDNPQGPGEAEMEGVPALN
- the PTDSS2 gene encoding phosphatidylserine synthase 2 isoform X3, translating into MCIQQSEFLRHDIQASPHPDCALHPHLCAWLRDSAGGDATGHGLQHQETVQDGRQFLKYVDPRLGVPLPERDYGGNCLIYDADNESDPFHNVWDKLDGFVPAHFLGWYLKTLMIRDWWMCMIVSVMFEFLEYSLEHQLPNFSECWWDHWIMDVLVCNGLGIYCGMKTLEWLSLKTYKWQGLWNIPTYKGKMKRIVFQFTPYSWVRFEWKPASSLRRWLAVCGIILVVRPAGLACAAPRQPDSPPPSSVPQFLLAELNTFYLKFVLWLPPEHYLVLLRLVFFVNVGGVAMREIYDFMDDPKLHKKLGQQAWLVAAITATELLIVVKYDPHTLTLSLPFYIAQCWVLGSVLLLTWTAWRFFLRDITLRYKETRRQKQQSRGDQGRAVGSMDGHPLGPDDPLPRPDDPLPGPDNPQGPGEAEMEGVPALN